From Lolium perenne isolate Kyuss_39 chromosome 5, Kyuss_2.0, whole genome shotgun sequence, a single genomic window includes:
- the LOC139831399 gene encoding uncharacterized protein, whose translation MDEAAADRIFGDQDLLAEILARLPSARQVLRTKAVGKKFKSATEEGRFVEQYVEHHQPSIISFLVKFEGVFGPSFQLYDAEAAPADDTVVALRARINKEALQADRVVAARGGFVLRANWIHPGNYTVSCPTDVPRLYTFAATPLPPVPRLPDQYTDNTYGQFGLVLEAGPPGGMAFFKLDLDEDRQVARTCEGVSLGSRKCVHAHVSIYSHGQWNRYFSEPIRSRGRVFFHRHPSCILAPNSLFLVYVVGSIIRFDLTDHTFHVLAMPALLSAGVSSDFQYAVGEHSEGGITLAHFMQSHLYTWALKPNAGALNWHIVSVIDIVQAFILQFGVGFCVNFFPAMVGNDPGIEIEFHSVQPRAMSLDGSLVLLTVAFTNGLFVLDSATGSITPLAQIDPIAPVANVYTLTEPWPPRFV comes from the coding sequence ATGGATGAAGCAGCAGCAGACCGCATTTTTGGTGACCAGGACCTCCTGGCCGAGATATTGGCCAGGCTCCCTTCGGCCCGCCAGGTTCTGCGGACAAAGGCTGTCGGCAAGAAGTTCAAGTCGGCAACGGAAGAAGGAAGGTTCGTCGAGCAGTACGTCGAGCACCATCAGCCGTCGATCATCTCCTTCCTGGTGAAGTTCGAGGGCGTCTTCGGACCGTCTTTCCAGCTTTACGACGCAGAGGCTGCACCGGCCGACGACACGGTTGTAGCTCTGCGGGCGCGCATCAACAAGGAGGCGCTGCAGGCTGACCGTGTCGTCGCCGCCCGGGGCGGCTTCGTGCTCAGAGCCAACTGGATCCACCCCGGCAACTACACTGTGAGCTGCCCCACCGACGTCCCCAGGCTGTACACCTTCGCCGCAACGCCGCTGCCGCCGGTACCGCGCCTCCCCGACCAGTACACCGACAACACCTATGGCCAGTTCGGCCTTGTGCTGGAGGCAGGACCTCCGGGAGGTATGGCTTTCTTCAAACTAGACctggatgaagatcgccaagtggCTCGCACCTGCGAGGGAGTCAGCTTAGGTTCTCGTAAGTGTGTGCACGCACACGTTTCCATCTACTCCCATGGTCAGTGGAACCGATACTTCTCTGAGCCAATTAGGTCTAGGGGTAGAGTTTTTTTCCACAGGCACCCATCATGCATCCTGGCTCCCAACTCTCTCTTCCTGGTTTATGTTGTTGGCTCCATAATCAGATTCGACCTTACTGACCACACCTTCCATGTCCTAGCAATGCCTGCCTTGCTGAGTGCAGGCGTTAGTTCAGACTTCCAGTATGCAGTTGGGGAGCACAGTGAGGGGGGGATCACTCTTGCTCACTTCATGCAGAGTCACCTCTACACCTGGGCTCTTAAACCTAATGCTGGAGCACTGAATTGGCACATTGTCTCCGTGATAGATATTGTTCAGGCATTTATCCTACAGTTTGGGGTGGGCTTCTGTGTTAACTTCTTCCCCGCGATGGTCGGCAATGATCCAGGGATAGAGATTGAGTTCCATTCAGTTCAGCCAAGAGCTATGTCGCTGGACGGATCCCTAGTTCTCTTGACAGTAGCATTCACCAATGGTCTGTTTGTGCTTGATTCTGCCACTGGGTCGATCACACCGTTGGCACAGATTGATCCCATCGCACCGGTTGCCAATGTCTACACCTTGACAGAGCCGTGGCCACCCCGGTTTGTTTGA
- the LOC127303252 gene encoding uncharacterized protein, whose protein sequence is MENSGYLADVDAATSRSSAKRVAAVVGKFSDEKKQLVRDIGFGGILQMPQINKTPRKFTVWLLSNVDISSRSIVVNGQCKVKITDKAIERVLGIPCGPKKLIGLETNVVEEKNDFIKLAIGSVSTDAMETCGLKVAEDVLTLDYPIGMNKEQKDRFKVSFVVFVVGHFLVAKTRTNHGIEEFWGSLLDTSSIHLHNFCSLVIDEIMVSAKRVQDELRMKHTIKNVTGCTLGLQVLYLDSLDISTFALPPDKLPRIALFDLVLLKRMINADQENNISYCNSDSSTAGGTNDASVKKRVRYDEIVGTPTATWSEHVQVPFFRTLQPAVSSYLTAYLRGSIQQKLSYGQVDALKWHNARMIHHVRKTKELLFEGGRINLNEEGLKSVIEVHMETLMANIFQDNLSLSQKLHTHTSTNVAAPASNMRGTSSLQISSNYSSIRSDGHSSVGGVSAKEIGAPRKNKEAVGGMFSPLVGKQLFVEEMEGCSKRIKVEQDSASAIQPGKCDQFILSEHDITAIIENGSGNSMCPSDNNLKQSMFSKLKCKQRGFAPNPWMGGAAKSRVRTGVTNDLHDWLANNNSSTLRRNWIVHALPKYIELDGFNLKDIFIKKRRFTAEAFDIAIRRTIQLDSSMYGLRRKHCWRHIMESDFAMLVLENKDPLECISIIYQFTMMFNEYDISECRMIIVPALVAMNWCAYYWDMEEERVHVVDPKYVMPRDQSVEDIHKINIAKIQACLQKVVEVLFEGWKVRWSDFRTNFVEPIMSCSPRVPEGILTLLAIKDFDGSKYVERHTEESVEEFTKLILYEMVSLEGNYGKQPEGFIQTII, encoded by the exons ATGGAAAATAGTGGGTACTTGGCTGATGTTGATGCAGCGACATCTCGTAGTTCAGCCAAAAGGGTGGCAGCTGTAGTTGGCAAATTTAGTGATGAGAAGAAACAACTAGTGCGTGATATAGGTTTTGGTGGAATCCTGCAGATGCCACAAATAAACAAAACTCCAAGGAAATTCACTGTCTGGCTGTTAAGCAATGTCGACATTTCATCTAGGTCAATAGTTGTTAATGGACAGTGTAAGGTTAAGATAACCGACAAGGCAATCGAAAGAGTATTAGGAATACCTTGCGGGCCTAAGAAGCTAATTGGATTGGAAACAAATGTTGTTGAAGAAAAAAATGACTTTATAAAACTTGCTATTGGATCTGTAAGCACAGATGCAATGGAAACATGTGGGCTAAAGGTAGCAGAAGATGTGCTGACTCTGGACTATCCAATTGGTATGAACAAAGAACAGAAAGATAGATTCAAGGTTTCTTTCGTTGTTTTTGTTGTTGGACATTTCCTTGTTGCGAAAACCAGAACCAATCATGGGATAGAAGAATTCTGGGGTTCTTTACTAGATACAAGTTCAATTCATCTTCACAACTTTTGTTCACTTGTTATCGATGAGATCATGGTGTCGGCGAAAAGAGTTCAAGATGAATTAAGAATGAAACACACAATAAAGAATGTTACGGGATGTACACTTGGACTGCAG GTGTTATACCTAGACAGCTTGGATATAAGTACATTCGCACTACCTCCTGATAAGTTGCCAAGGATCGCTCTTTTTGACCTAGTGCTTCTTAAAAGGATGATAAATGCAGATCAGGAGAATAATATATCATACTGCAACAGCGATAGTTCAACTGCTGGTGGTACAAAT GACGCAAGTGTCAAGAAGAGAGTTCGTTATGACGAAATTGTAGGAACGCCAACTGCAACCTGGTCAGAACATGTACAAGTCCCTTTTTTCAGAACACTTCAACCAGCTGTGTCAAGTTATTTGACTGCTTATTTGAGAGGATCGATCCAACAAAAG TTATCATATGGCCAAGTTGATGCATTGAAGTGGCACAATGCTCGTATGATACATCATGTCAGGAAGACAAAAGAATTATTGTTTGAAGGAGGTCGCATTAACCTAAATGAAGAAGGATTAAAATCAGTGATAGAAGTACACATGGAGACACTTATGGCCAATATATTCCAAGATAATCTGAGCCTATCACAAAAACTACACACCCACACATCAACCAATGTGGCAGCTCCTGCAAGTAATATGAGAGGAACTTCGTCCCTCCAAATATCATCGAACTACAGCAGCATCAGGAGTGACG GTCACAGTTCAGTTGGAGGAGTGTCAGCTAAGGAGATTGGGGCACCGAGAAAAAACAAAGAAG CTGTAGGTGGCATGTTCAGTCCTCTTGTAGGAAAGCAGCTTTTCGTAGAAGAGATGGAGGGATGTTCAAAGAGAATAAAGGTAGAACAGGATAGTGCGAGTGCGATTCAGCCTGGAAAATGTGACCAGTTCATACTTTCTGAACATGACATTACTGCCATCATAGAGAATGGATCAGGGAATTCAATGTGCCCAAGTGACAACAACTTGAAGCAATCCATGTTCAGTAAACTAAAATGCAAGCAAAGGGGTTTTGCTCCAAATCCGTGGATGGGTGGGGCAGCCAAGTCTAGGGTGAGAACAGGTGTCACAAATGATCTACATGACTGGCTTGCAAATAACAATTCATCTACCCTCAGGAG GAACTGGATTGTGCACGCTCTGCCCAAGTACATAGAACTGGATGGCTTTAACCTTAAGGATATATTCATAAAGAAAAGAAGGTTCACTGCAGAAGCATTTGATATAGCTATTAGGAGAACAATCCAACTAGATAGTTCTATGTATGGATTGAGAAGGAAACATTGTTGGAGGCATATCATGGAATCAGATTTCGCG ATGCTAGTTCTAGAAAACAAGGACCCGCTGGAATGCATATCAATAATATACCAATTCACTATGATGTTCAATGAATATGATATATCTGAATGTAGAATG ATCATCGTTCCAGCTTTAGTTGCAATGAATTGGTGTGCTTACTATTGGGACATGGAAGAAGAGAGAGTACATGTTGTAGATCCAAAGTATGTCATGCCGAGAGATCAAAGTGTAGAAGATATTCACAAAATAAACATTGCAAAAATCCAGGCTTGTCTACAAAAAGTAGTGGAGGTTCTATTCGAAGGTTGGAAAGTAAGATGGTCTGATTTCAGGACTAACTTTGTGGAACCGATAATGTCTTGTTCACCTAG GGTACCTGAAGGAATACTGACACTACTGGCAATAAAAGATTTCGATGGATCGAAATATGTGGAAAGACATACTGAG GAATCTGTAGAGGAGTTCACCAAACTGATTCTCTACGAGATGGTGTCTTTAGAAGGAAACTATGGAAAACAACCAGAGGGTTTTATTCAGACAATTATCTAA